A part of Deinococcus sp. QL22 genomic DNA contains:
- a CDS encoding transposase: MATNELPLAQHSVEDLFTLIYVYVDDDVQAAACSGLFALPQEPNQKGSYSEVMTIALVGELLGEVSAQKWFGQVRSTYRALFPCLPDRTRYLRIQLNLETIDADLALRLPHFDDETVDVIDSKPLVCCKGTRYARPRAMTEAGSGRGGHGGYSVRGRFYGFKLHAVIDDHGMIVRFALAAGNESDPPLARTLLAESEGTLVLGDRGYQGCGVYAQPKSNMKQPRPWWGAMGWLRKTIETVFSRLDRSFHLMLPQLNSFRSIRAHVCRKIAAHNLALFFGGL; the protein is encoded by the coding sequence ATGGCTACCAACGAACTTCCGCTGGCTCAGCATAGCGTTGAAGACTTGTTCACGCTCATTTACGTGTACGTCGATGATGATGTGCAAGCCGCTGCGTGCAGCGGCTTGTTTGCCTTGCCACAAGAGCCCAATCAGAAAGGCAGTTACAGCGAAGTCATGACCATTGCGTTGGTCGGGGAGCTGCTCGGTGAAGTGTCCGCACAGAAGTGGTTCGGGCAGGTACGTTCCACGTATCGGGCCTTGTTTCCCTGTTTGCCAGACCGCACCCGGTATCTTCGAATTCAGCTCAATCTTGAAACCATTGATGCCGACCTCGCCCTGAGATTGCCTCATTTTGACGACGAAACCGTGGATGTGATTGACAGCAAACCGCTGGTCTGCTGCAAGGGGACGCGCTATGCGCGACCCCGAGCCATGACCGAGGCAGGGAGTGGACGAGGCGGACATGGTGGGTACAGCGTCAGAGGACGCTTTTACGGCTTCAAGCTGCACGCCGTGATTGACGATCATGGAATGATTGTCCGCTTTGCTCTGGCCGCTGGAAATGAAAGTGATCCACCGCTCGCCCGCACGTTATTGGCCGAGAGTGAGGGCACATTGGTCCTGGGTGATCGGGGGTACCAAGGCTGTGGGGTCTACGCACAACCCAAGAGCAACATGAAGCAACCGCGCCCCTGGTGGGGCGCGATGGGTTGGCTCAGAAAGACAATAGAAACAGTTTTTTCTCGTTTAGATCGATCTTTTCATTTAATGCTTCCACAGCTCAATTCCTTCCGGTCTATTCGCGCCCATGTCTGCCGAAAAATTGCCGCTCACAATTTGGCCCTGTTTTTTGGTGGTCTTTGA
- a CDS encoding EAL domain-containing protein produces MTPSGQADDLQRVAALRRYQVLDSLPEAAFDRITLIVKHLLKAPIVLINLVDVKRTWLKSSQGLNIHEMDRESGYCNQCVQRADVFAVPDLLADGRFDNDPRVKLVGARCYLGAPLLTPDGFAIGALAVYDTQVRHFTAGEVELLVGLAAVVIDELELRLLTLQAKQAQSRSDYQAHHDPLTGLPNRLRLLDRMEVAFRQSARSGHPVAVMVLDLDRFKLINDSLGHLVGDELLKQVGQRLCEALRADDSVARFGGDEFVLLVPHLNTSLDAVQVAQKVLLSLERPFQVGDHRLEVTGSLGISLYPNDGQDPQQLLRAADTAMYQAKTAGKAQVCFYTEDMTVAAQHKLHLHGNLTRALQCNELRVHYQPQVNLQTDVVVGLEALVRWPQADGSWLPPDQFIPLAEESRLIIELGTWVLWEACKQLAQWQSQGGPPWSLSVNVSVRQWEDPNFLSIIREVLEGTQVPAGCLVLEITESVMGSRPTEALGLVEQLVALGVRVALDDFGTGFSSLSQLQHLKVDQVKIDRSFVRDLPECAKSQAVTETIIMLGHRLGVSLIGEGIETEAQRDTLKGMSCDVGQGFLFARPMSPQDIEASYLSP; encoded by the coding sequence ATGACACCTTCTGGGCAGGCCGACGACCTCCAACGCGTTGCGGCCTTACGGCGCTATCAGGTGCTGGACTCCCTACCAGAAGCTGCCTTTGACCGGATCACTTTGATTGTCAAACATTTGCTCAAAGCACCAATTGTGTTAATCAACTTGGTGGACGTCAAGCGGACTTGGCTTAAATCCAGTCAAGGCCTCAACATTCACGAAATGGACCGCGAGAGCGGCTATTGCAATCAATGTGTGCAACGAGCAGACGTGTTTGCCGTACCCGATCTCCTCGCAGATGGTCGCTTTGACAACGACCCCCGCGTGAAACTCGTCGGTGCGCGCTGCTATCTCGGCGCCCCACTCTTAACCCCCGACGGCTTCGCGATTGGCGCACTCGCTGTCTACGATACCCAAGTCCGCCACTTCACCGCTGGAGAAGTTGAGCTGCTCGTGGGACTGGCCGCAGTGGTCATCGACGAACTAGAACTGCGCCTCCTCACCTTGCAGGCCAAGCAGGCCCAATCGCGTAGTGACTATCAGGCCCATCATGATCCACTGACAGGACTTCCTAACCGCTTGAGACTGCTCGACCGGATGGAGGTGGCATTCCGCCAGTCGGCTCGATCTGGCCATCCGGTGGCCGTCATGGTGCTCGATCTCGACCGATTTAAGCTGATCAACGATTCATTGGGGCACCTGGTCGGCGATGAGCTGCTCAAACAGGTGGGACAGCGATTGTGTGAGGCGCTGCGGGCCGATGACAGTGTTGCCCGGTTTGGCGGGGACGAATTCGTCCTTCTGGTGCCTCACTTGAACACGTCTCTAGACGCGGTCCAAGTTGCTCAGAAGGTCTTGTTGAGTCTAGAACGCCCCTTTCAGGTGGGTGATCATCGGTTGGAGGTCACCGGCAGTCTGGGCATCAGCCTGTACCCCAATGACGGCCAAGACCCCCAGCAGTTGCTGCGCGCTGCAGATACCGCGATGTATCAAGCCAAGACGGCAGGCAAAGCCCAAGTCTGCTTTTACACCGAGGACATGACCGTAGCTGCCCAACACAAATTGCATCTGCACGGCAATCTCACTCGGGCGCTGCAATGCAATGAGTTGCGTGTGCATTATCAACCGCAGGTCAATCTCCAAACGGACGTAGTGGTTGGACTTGAGGCCTTGGTCCGTTGGCCACAGGCCGACGGGAGTTGGCTGCCGCCCGACCAGTTTATTCCGTTGGCCGAGGAGAGCCGCCTGATCATCGAGTTAGGAACATGGGTGCTCTGGGAGGCCTGCAAGCAACTAGCACAGTGGCAATCCCAAGGCGGACCGCCTTGGTCTCTATCGGTAAATGTGTCGGTTCGGCAGTGGGAAGACCCAAACTTCCTGAGCATCATCAGAGAGGTTCTGGAGGGCACGCAGGTGCCAGCAGGGTGCTTGGTACTGGAAATCACGGAGAGTGTCATGGGTTCCCGGCCCACGGAAGCCCTTGGGCTCGTAGAACAACTGGTTGCCTTAGGCGTGCGGGTGGCGTTAGATGATTTTGGAACTGGTTTCTCGAGCTTGAGTCAACTGCAACACCTCAAGGTTGATCAGGTTAAGATTGATCGCTCTTTTGTGCGCGACCTTCCGGAGTGTGCCAAGAGCCAGGCGGTCACAGAAACCATCATCATGCTGGGACATCGGCTGGGAGTGTCGTTGATAGGTGAGGGGATCGAAACCGAAGCGCAGCGAGACACCTTAAAGGGAATGTCGTGTGATGTAGGGCAGGGATTCCTGTTTGCACGGCCTATGTCACCCCAAGACATTGAGGCGAGTTATCTCTCACCTTGA
- a CDS encoding diguanylate cyclase: protein MLNDLLLNFTLLIAGLFAVSLTYGHPDQVESWKRQVVRYGTTVGLALLLLLNSVPLIPGLLFDFRSVPIALAARRYGVLAGLLVAAPIAVYRLLLGGPGAPAGVINLVLVAVLAGWRVGLFRSQVNLHTVHEQWWGALRLYAVANLVIFPAVVLTGRPLLDAWPTYLLVSSLSALGLLGGHVVIQTRLRALTKTKELEQLAFADPLTGSLNRRRFDDDFAAAPQPAFLLLLDLDHFKRVNDTYGHEVGDQVLVQMAQLLRETVRPTDSVYRLGGEEFAVMLAPCDESAAPRVAERIRAAVARDLAQRSGMGTDMVTVSGGWVRMTDDKSTTMRAADELLYAAKNGGRNCMLSVEITAGQTVPTPADTSFVA, encoded by the coding sequence ATGCTCAATGACCTGCTGCTGAACTTCACTTTGCTGATTGCTGGGCTCTTCGCCGTCAGTCTGACCTATGGTCACCCCGATCAGGTTGAGTCCTGGAAACGGCAGGTGGTCAGGTACGGCACAACGGTTGGGCTCGCCCTTTTGCTCCTCCTCAACAGTGTGCCGCTCATTCCAGGTCTCCTCTTTGATTTTCGCAGCGTGCCGATCGCGCTCGCTGCCCGCCGCTATGGCGTGCTGGCGGGTCTGCTGGTGGCCGCGCCTATCGCCGTCTACCGGTTACTGCTGGGCGGGCCCGGTGCTCCGGCGGGCGTCATCAATCTGGTGCTGGTGGCTGTGCTGGCGGGCTGGCGGGTGGGTCTATTCCGGTCACAGGTCAACCTGCACACGGTGCACGAACAGTGGTGGGGTGCCCTGCGACTCTACGCTGTTGCCAACCTCGTGATCTTTCCGGCCGTTGTGCTCACTGGACGACCGCTGCTGGACGCCTGGCCGACCTACCTCCTGGTCAGTAGCCTCAGCGCCCTGGGGCTGCTTGGCGGCCACGTCGTCATTCAGACCCGACTGCGGGCTCTGACGAAAACCAAAGAACTTGAGCAGCTGGCGTTTGCCGACCCGCTGACCGGAAGTCTGAACCGGCGGCGCTTTGACGACGATTTCGCCGCTGCGCCCCAGCCTGCTTTTCTACTGCTTCTCGATCTGGATCATTTCAAGCGGGTCAACGACACATACGGGCACGAGGTGGGCGACCAGGTCCTGGTTCAGATGGCCCAGCTGCTGCGGGAAACGGTGCGCCCCACGGACAGCGTGTACCGACTGGGGGGGGAGGAATTTGCTGTGATGCTGGCGCCATGCGACGAGTCGGCTGCGCCTCGGGTAGCTGAGCGGATCCGCGCGGCGGTGGCTCGAGACCTGGCCCAGCGCTCGGGCATGGGCACGGATATGGTCACGGTATCGGGTGGGTGGGTCCGCATGACGGATGACAAGTCGACCACGATGCGAGCAGCCGATGAACTGCTGTACGCCGCTAAAAATGGGGGACGCAACTGCATGCTGAGTGTCGAAATAACCGCTGGGCAAACCGTCCCCACGCCTGCGGACACTTCATTCGTTGCCTGA
- a CDS encoding WD40 repeat domain-containing protein — protein MRHLGWLVLSLWSLAVAQANSGSELARQLKLADGSYELVTTVPSLSLAVPGGALRLREPRPVRNLSAADLRGLQEQRPLALGYRCVTQIDLVLVPTELSAASAVVDRWTREARAQVLQRQRDRAVFRAGTEADPILVQVQARPAYLMVASCQAQYEPGTASVYTPLVQFADPVASVTFSAAGFLAWCTVGSQGPIQTARAYRGGVQFLERSLDGRVLVSAGWDQGPHLKLWDARTARLLSSAALDRIPERIWFTADARTVFLTSLPDDAQTAGETLVWYDVASGRETGRFSLPPAERVRAVSGDGRWMATFSGSSSGSLRVREVPSGRLVFTVSKPKLLDLTFAQGDAWLAGSDEAGRLYAWRVRDGQRQGGTATNLRAPTLVRPGTAPGSVLILAFEGTSPSAPGRTRLFSWKGDAGPLTQQQAVARDGASSVVIQTRTGQAQMVPFCWAE, from the coding sequence GTGAGACACCTGGGATGGCTGGTCTTGAGTCTGTGGTCGTTGGCGGTGGCTCAGGCCAACAGTGGGAGCGAACTGGCGAGACAACTCAAGTTGGCCGACGGCTCGTATGAGCTGGTCACCACGGTCCCTTCTCTGAGTCTGGCCGTGCCGGGAGGTGCTCTGCGGTTGCGGGAGCCGCGCCCCGTTCGCAACCTGTCCGCCGCAGACCTGCGCGGCTTGCAAGAACAGCGTCCCCTGGCGCTGGGGTACCGCTGTGTCACGCAGATCGACCTGGTGCTGGTCCCCACCGAGCTGAGCGCCGCCTCTGCCGTAGTGGACCGCTGGACGCGCGAGGCCCGCGCCCAGGTGCTTCAGCGCCAGCGGGATCGAGCTGTCTTCCGGGCGGGGACAGAAGCCGACCCCATCCTCGTGCAGGTGCAGGCCCGCCCGGCCTACCTGATGGTGGCGTCCTGTCAGGCCCAGTACGAGCCGGGAACAGCCTCCGTGTATACCCCGCTCGTTCAGTTCGCCGATCCCGTTGCCTCGGTCACTTTCTCGGCAGCGGGCTTCCTGGCTTGGTGCACGGTCGGGAGTCAGGGCCCGATCCAGACCGCGCGGGCCTACCGCGGCGGCGTGCAGTTTCTGGAACGCAGCCTCGATGGGCGCGTTCTTGTAAGTGCTGGGTGGGATCAGGGGCCGCACCTCAAGCTCTGGGACGCCCGCACCGCCCGGTTGCTGAGCAGCGCAGCCCTCGACCGGATCCCGGAGCGAATCTGGTTCACCGCAGATGCACGCACAGTGTTCCTCACGAGTCTTCCCGACGACGCGCAGACAGCGGGGGAAACGTTGGTGTGGTACGACGTCGCCAGCGGACGCGAAACCGGGCGCTTCAGCCTGCCGCCCGCCGAACGCGTCCGGGCCGTCAGCGGGGATGGGCGCTGGATGGCGACCTTCAGCGGCAGCAGTTCCGGGTCATTGCGGGTGCGCGAGGTGCCCTCGGGTCGTCTGGTGTTTACGGTCAGCAAGCCCAAGCTGCTCGACCTCACTTTCGCACAGGGCGACGCGTGGCTGGCAGGTTCTGATGAGGCCGGACGCCTGTATGCCTGGCGGGTGCGGGACGGTCAACGCCAGGGGGGAACCGCGACCAATCTGCGGGCACCCACCCTGGTGCGCCCTGGAACAGCGCCAGGAAGCGTCCTCATCCTGGCCTTCGAGGGCACCTCCCCCTCTGCTCCGGGACGCACCCGTCTGTTTTCCTGGAAGGGAGACGCTGGACCACTGACACAACAGCAGGCGGTGGCGCGTGACGGGGCTTCTTCAGTGGTGATTCAAACCAGGACAGGACAGGCTCAGATGGTGCCGTTCTGCTGGGCAGAGTAG
- a CDS encoding antitoxin translates to MTTAKVFQSGNSQAVRLPRELRLDVSEVEITRHGDLLILRPIRREATLASAFDALAGIGDDFLPEERQQGEAQEREAF, encoded by the coding sequence ATGACCACAGCCAAGGTCTTTCAGAGTGGCAATTCCCAGGCCGTCCGCTTGCCCCGCGAGCTGAGGTTGGATGTGAGCGAAGTCGAGATCACCCGCCACGGTGATCTGCTGATTCTCCGGCCCATCCGCCGGGAAGCTACCCTCGCCTCCGCCTTCGACGCGCTGGCAGGGATAGGCGATGACTTCCTGCCTGAAGAGCGTCAGCAGGGCGAGGCCCAGGAGCGGGAAGCGTTTTGA
- a CDS encoding type II toxin-antitoxin system VapC family toxin produces MTLRYLLDTNICIFIIKNKPAAVRERFTGLRPGEVGLSAVTEAELLHGVYKSIRVEHNLAAVLDFASQLVIVPFDSQVADTYGRIRAELEKAGQPIGPLDFQIAATAVAHGLTLVTNNTREFARAPGLRMEDWTP; encoded by the coding sequence TTGACCCTCCGCTATCTCCTCGACACCAATATCTGCATCTTCATCATCAAGAACAAACCGGCAGCGGTGCGCGAGCGGTTCACCGGGCTGCGGCCCGGTGAAGTGGGCCTGAGCGCTGTCACCGAGGCTGAGCTGCTGCACGGGGTTTACAAGAGTATCCGCGTCGAGCACAACCTCGCCGCCGTTCTGGACTTCGCCTCGCAATTGGTGATCGTCCCCTTTGACTCGCAGGTCGCGGATACGTACGGACGTATCCGGGCTGAGCTGGAAAAGGCCGGGCAGCCCATTGGCCCCCTGGATTTTCAGATCGCGGCCACGGCAGTTGCTCACGGCCTGACACTGGTGACCAACAACACCCGCGAGTTCGCACGGGCGCCGGGCCTGAGGATGGAGGACTGGACGCCCTGA
- a CDS encoding HNH endonuclease — translation MVNAHRLVAAQMLGRALLPGEVVHHIDGNRSNNHPENLLILRDQRHHASLHAYLRRTRQGQPTLFPQLLEGEREGHRERSLNGCVALIGITAS, via the coding sequence ATGGTGAACGCTCACCGGCTCGTCGCCGCCCAGATGTTGGGCCGCGCCCTGTTGCCCGGCGAGGTGGTGCATCACATCGACGGGAACAGGAGCAACAACCACCCGGAGAACCTGCTGATCCTACGGGATCAGCGCCACCACGCGTCTTTGCACGCGTATCTGCGCCGCACTCGTCAGGGCCAGCCCACCCTCTTCCCGCAGCTTCTCGAAGGCGAACGCGAAGGCCACAGGGAACGCTCTTTGAACGGTTGTGTTGCCTTAATTGGCATCACGGCAAGCTGA
- a CDS encoding IS6 family transposase yields MTDVKPYRHRFPMTIIQHAVWLYHRFPLSYRDVQELLHQRGIEVSHETLREWCIKFSALFAEELRHREPRRGSRWYLDEVCTSVDGVRHWLWRAVDEYGFVLDILLQRHRDTEAAKTFLTRLLGEHGIPEVIHTDQLRSYGAAIRELPSIANVAHQQVISTARCNNVIEQEHRSTRRQEQQQQGFKRRKRAQEFLSLHARITNLHHHSRTNVSAQTRRSNQKKAFQTWSLVAAGVA; encoded by the coding sequence GTGACCGACGTCAAACCTTACCGCCATCGATTCCCAATGACCATCATTCAGCACGCTGTCTGGCTGTACCACCGCTTTCCCCTGAGTTACCGCGATGTCCAAGAATTGCTTCACCAGCGCGGCATTGAGGTCAGCCACGAGACCCTCCGCGAATGGTGCATCAAGTTCAGCGCCCTCTTCGCTGAAGAACTGCGCCACCGGGAACCCCGACGGGGTTCCCGGTGGTATCTGGACGAGGTGTGTACGAGTGTCGATGGCGTCCGGCATTGGTTGTGGAGGGCCGTGGACGAGTACGGTTTCGTACTCGATATTCTCCTCCAACGGCATCGGGACACAGAAGCGGCGAAAACCTTCCTGACCCGGCTGCTGGGGGAACACGGCATCCCAGAGGTCATCCATACCGATCAGCTCCGCAGCTACGGGGCCGCGATTCGAGAGCTCCCCAGCATAGCTAACGTCGCCCACCAGCAGGTGATCTCCACGGCGCGCTGCAACAACGTCATTGAGCAGGAACACCGATCTACACGGCGACAGGAGCAACAGCAGCAAGGATTCAAGCGGCGGAAACGTGCTCAAGAATTCTTGAGTCTCCATGCCCGGATCACCAACCTCCATCATCACTCCCGCACCAATGTTTCTGCCCAGACCAGACGAAGCAACCAGAAAAAAGCGTTCCAGACGTGGTCGCTGGTTGCTGCAGGGGTGGCCTGA
- a CDS encoding tyrosine-type recombinase/integrase, whose protein sequence is MASLVSLTTAYLSHAGGSGVLTSPHTIAAYGRGVRQFLAWAEGQAVSLLRPSRHDGQHYINSLLAAGRQPAGVSLRVAAAACLYRALRWAGATQATPFEDVNVPKDHTPGIVKRPPYTEDELYDVLKVADVQARFLLLLTAHGGLRISEALALRWDDLQTEARRLLVTSGKGRKSRVVALSTSLARATRDYQAEYGPEGAEHRDGNRTTASDRVFRFSDTETARYHLNKAFQAAGVKFRGFHPGRKYAGTRLLAQIKDFGRVAAHLGHESVDTTRKGYAALAVDDLKTDLAGW, encoded by the coding sequence GTGGCATCTCTTGTTTCCCTGACCACTGCTTACCTGAGTCATGCCGGCGGCTCAGGTGTCCTCACCAGTCCACATACCATTGCTGCTTACGGAAGAGGCGTGCGGCAATTTCTGGCTTGGGCGGAAGGACAAGCTGTCAGTCTTCTGCGTCCCAGTCGCCATGATGGGCAGCACTATATAAACAGTCTCCTCGCGGCGGGCCGTCAGCCTGCAGGCGTGTCCCTGCGCGTAGCGGCAGCGGCCTGCCTCTACCGAGCGTTGCGCTGGGCTGGAGCGACCCAAGCCACCCCCTTTGAAGACGTGAACGTCCCTAAGGATCACACGCCCGGCATCGTCAAACGCCCGCCCTACACCGAAGACGAGCTGTACGACGTGCTCAAAGTCGCTGACGTTCAGGCCCGGTTCTTGCTGCTGCTCACTGCTCACGGCGGCCTGCGAATCAGTGAAGCCTTAGCCCTGCGCTGGGATGACCTGCAGACAGAAGCCCGGCGACTGCTGGTGACCTCCGGCAAGGGCCGCAAAAGCCGCGTCGTCGCCTTATCCACCAGTCTGGCCCGTGCAACACGAGACTACCAAGCGGAGTACGGCCCTGAAGGAGCAGAACATCGGGACGGCAACCGCACGACCGCCAGCGACCGCGTCTTCCGCTTCTCCGACACCGAGACAGCCCGCTACCACCTCAACAAGGCCTTTCAGGCCGCGGGAGTCAAGTTCCGGGGCTTCCACCCCGGACGGAAGTACGCGGGCACGCGTTTACTCGCACAAATCAAGGATTTCGGGCGGGTCGCGGCTCACCTCGGGCATGAGTCGGTGGACACGACCCGCAAAGGCTACGCCGCTCTCGCTGTGGATGACCTCAAAACGGATCTCGCTGGATGGTAA
- a CDS encoding toll/interleukin-1 receptor domain-containing protein, with amino-acid sequence MTVPKFPKVFISYAWGDSLHRARVLQLAETLRGAGVEVVIDRWDLQVGQDMTAFMERMVGDPDITHVLILMDPNYTQKANARTGGVGTETQLISPDVYQDPQQTRYVPLVFSQQEGRPFVPHFLRSRLYFDLSSDQAWEKNWPELLRHLFKVRPSRPPLGRPAPELLRSANEQQGLDSRLSPKWTTVASDLAGPFQQIHQRLHEVLTWHDLDSVRAATLLRPFGFTVGVLASPSQTVDHLSEEFLSFFTTYFQVRREYLLGRKAEPGIEAGHWYKDPRRLCLRITQLHREDSLTAVAFLAREDAALFGPRPRRLLSLLDDDKDDNDIVPVLVVGRTVGGHEFYTYEIWEAGEWSYEKCRLDLKAVALFCERLNEHRPLVHLRGGRLKGKVFEALTQRRTHAAQHITEGFIGMGQKWHPSDYVTTVAHLAKEPAELPEVMKAYSRYGLDRLIASKVEPEGDL; translated from the coding sequence GTGACTGTCCCTAAGTTCCCGAAGGTGTTCATCTCCTACGCTTGGGGCGACTCGCTCCACCGAGCCCGCGTGCTCCAACTGGCAGAGACATTGAGAGGAGCTGGGGTCGAGGTGGTGATTGATCGCTGGGATCTTCAAGTGGGTCAGGACATGACTGCCTTCATGGAGCGCATGGTCGGGGATCCGGACATCACCCACGTGTTGATCCTGATGGATCCCAACTACACTCAGAAGGCGAATGCCCGGACGGGCGGGGTCGGCACAGAAACACAGCTGATCAGTCCAGACGTGTATCAGGATCCGCAGCAGACCCGCTACGTCCCTCTGGTCTTCTCGCAGCAGGAGGGCCGCCCATTCGTGCCGCATTTTCTCCGTTCACGCCTGTACTTCGATTTAAGCTCTGACCAGGCATGGGAGAAGAATTGGCCCGAGCTGTTGCGTCACCTGTTCAAAGTGAGACCCTCGCGCCCTCCATTGGGCAGGCCCGCTCCTGAGTTACTGCGCAGCGCTAATGAGCAGCAAGGATTGGATAGTCGCCTGTCCCCAAAATGGACGACCGTGGCTTCAGATCTAGCTGGCCCATTCCAGCAGATCCACCAACGGCTTCACGAGGTGCTGACCTGGCATGACCTCGACAGCGTTCGGGCCGCCACCCTGCTGCGCCCCTTCGGGTTCACGGTTGGGGTGCTGGCCAGTCCCAGTCAGACGGTAGACCATCTCAGCGAAGAATTCTTGTCGTTCTTCACGACCTATTTTCAAGTGCGCCGCGAGTACTTGCTGGGTCGGAAGGCCGAGCCTGGCATCGAGGCCGGCCACTGGTACAAGGATCCGCGCCGGCTGTGTCTGCGAATCACGCAGCTGCATCGGGAGGACAGTTTGACAGCGGTCGCCTTCCTGGCGCGTGAAGACGCTGCGCTATTCGGCCCGCGTCCCAGGCGACTATTAAGCTTGCTGGACGATGACAAGGACGACAACGATATCGTTCCGGTGCTGGTCGTGGGCCGAACTGTGGGTGGGCACGAGTTCTACACGTACGAGATCTGGGAGGCTGGAGAATGGAGCTACGAGAAGTGCCGACTTGACCTCAAAGCCGTAGCCTTGTTCTGTGAGCGCCTGAATGAGCACCGTCCCCTGGTTCACCTCAGAGGCGGGAGGTTAAAAGGCAAGGTATTCGAGGCGCTGACCCAGCGACGGACTCATGCGGCGCAGCACATCACAGAGGGCTTCATCGGCATGGGACAGAAGTGGCATCCCAGCGACTATGTCACCACCGTGGCGCATCTGGCAAAAGAGCCAGCAGAATTGCCCGAGGTGATGAAGGCGTACTCACGCTATGGACTCGATCGACTTATTGCTTCGAAGGTGGAGCCTGAGGGTGACCTTTAA
- a CDS encoding ThiF family adenylyltransferase — protein sequence MTSWYLVVDADYPAGLIRLYPAAEGGLEVTFPHQTDNTQLEGNMLWRRGHPCLETPWNVFDREMYDTEPRDAASRLAWHVQRGLTWLHAAAKDELTPDGDPYELPPLPRGGAAGRLLAYTEDGTSLQTWLSRPARAGLVQVADVPELRGAQFVRGFGQTYRPIWGNALQGVTAERQGVWLRLDRAPIIPPWQLPLTWGELQLAVRRQGLDLFALLCSHFEVLRDGQTHLLLLGWPMPENHGGPLQQMHWQALELPLLSRGNKVPNGWRPDALGRLMRDRHSKLSDTALVNWVRSKNWNAEELGSRGCFPDPVRGGRIAIIGVGALGSALAEVLARGGATSLILVDGELLEAGNLVRHSLTLNDLGQFKAERLARRLNISGPHAKVQAINQNFSCHNEEVVAALRECDVIVDCTASDSLLSELHRVRWRESQAFVSLSLGLRAQRLYCFYAAGPIFPLEDFLDLVGEAVEGDLVRFPANEIPREGIGCWHPVFPARQDDVTLFAAAGVKYIEAALLGRLEPLQLEIYEQFEQGSLFGGIRRLDGQRYE from the coding sequence ATGACGTCTTGGTACCTGGTGGTCGACGCCGATTACCCAGCAGGCCTGATCCGGTTATACCCGGCGGCAGAGGGTGGGCTGGAGGTCACCTTCCCTCACCAGACTGACAACACGCAGTTGGAAGGAAATATGCTTTGGCGGCGCGGACACCCGTGCTTGGAAACACCTTGGAACGTTTTTGACCGCGAGATGTACGACACCGAACCACGCGACGCGGCCTCAAGGCTGGCTTGGCACGTCCAGCGCGGTCTGACATGGTTACATGCAGCCGCTAAGGACGAACTGACTCCGGACGGTGACCCTTATGAATTGCCGCCTCTGCCTCGTGGGGGTGCGGCTGGCCGCTTGCTGGCTTACACCGAGGATGGCACCAGTCTGCAGACTTGGTTATCTCGCCCTGCCCGGGCCGGCCTCGTGCAGGTGGCGGATGTGCCCGAGCTGAGGGGAGCGCAGTTCGTGCGGGGTTTCGGACAGACATACCGTCCGATTTGGGGAAACGCCTTGCAGGGTGTGACCGCTGAGCGGCAAGGCGTGTGGTTACGGCTGGATCGTGCTCCCATCATCCCACCCTGGCAACTGCCCTTGACTTGGGGGGAATTGCAACTTGCGGTACGCAGGCAAGGCCTTGATCTCTTCGCACTTCTCTGCTCGCATTTTGAAGTGCTACGCGACGGCCAGACACACCTGCTGCTCCTAGGTTGGCCAATGCCCGAGAATCATGGTGGCCCACTGCAGCAAATGCATTGGCAGGCGCTGGAGCTCCCTCTTCTCTCAAGGGGGAACAAGGTGCCAAATGGCTGGCGCCCAGATGCACTTGGTCGGTTGATGCGGGACCGACATAGTAAGCTGAGTGACACTGCCCTGGTCAATTGGGTGCGGTCAAAGAATTGGAATGCTGAGGAACTGGGCAGCCGGGGATGCTTCCCGGATCCAGTTAGAGGCGGTCGCATCGCCATTATTGGTGTGGGCGCCTTGGGGAGTGCCCTAGCGGAAGTGTTGGCACGAGGGGGCGCGACCTCGCTCATCCTCGTTGATGGGGAACTGCTGGAGGCAGGAAACCTTGTGCGCCACTCGCTGACCCTTAATGATCTCGGCCAGTTCAAGGCTGAACGGCTTGCCCGGCGGCTCAATATTAGTGGGCCGCACGCCAAGGTGCAGGCCATCAACCAAAATTTCAGTTGCCACAATGAGGAAGTGGTAGCAGCCTTGCGAGAGTGTGACGTAATCGTAGATTGTACGGCCAGCGATAGCCTCCTAAGTGAGCTTCATCGCGTGAGGTGGCGGGAGAGCCAAGCCTTCGTGTCCCTTTCACTCGGTTTGCGCGCTCAACGCCTGTACTGCTTTTACGCTGCTGGCCCGATCTTTCCCTTGGAAGACTTCCTTGATCTGGTGGGCGAGGCCGTTGAGGGAGACTTGGTGCGCTTCCCTGCGAACGAGATACCAAGGGAGGGGATCGGATGCTGGCACCCAGTGTTCCCGGCGCGGCAAGACGACGTAACCCTATTTGCGGCTGCTGGGGTCAAGTACATCGAAGCAGCGTTGTTAGGACGGCTAGAGCCACTTCAGCTGGAGATCTACGAGCAGTTTGAGCAAGGTAGCCTCTTTGGAGGGATTCGGCGGCTAGATGGGCAACGATATGAGTGA